One stretch of Oncorhynchus keta strain PuntledgeMale-10-30-2019 chromosome 16, Oket_V2, whole genome shotgun sequence DNA includes these proteins:
- the LOC118395513 gene encoding E3 ubiquitin-protein ligase TRIM39-like, whose product MYAAFFQPERKAQLGKTEAELQQIIQERLQKLKDIKHSAELSKRDAKREIADSMQVFTALVRSIEKSQVEVIDVIEKKQKAAERDGEAEVKLKRIQQYAVDVTLDPDTAHPNLILSEDGKQVRCGETVRNLPDNPKRFDRFAIVLGKDGFSSGRFYYEVTVKGKTKWTLGVARESIDRKRNISLSPEDGLWTVLLRDGNVYKASTYPHFLLSLKEKPMKVGVFVDYEEGQVSFYDVEARSHIYSFTGCAFTEKLYPLFSPCNHAGGKNLAPLIISPVNHTD is encoded by the exons ATGTATGCAGCATTTTTTCAACCAGAGAGGAAAGCTCAGCTGGGGAAAACTGAGGCAGAGTTGCAGCAGATTATCCAAGAGCGACTGCAGAAGCTAAAGGACATCAAACACTCAGCAGAGCTCAGCAAGAGAGATgcaaagagagagatagcagacAGCATGCAGGTATTCACTGCTCTGGTTCGATCCATTGAGAAAAGCCAGGTTGAGGTCATTGATGTGATTGAGAAGAAGCAGAAAGCAGCTGAGAG agatggagaagctGAAGTCAAACTGAAGAGGATTCAGCAGTATGCGGTGGATGTGACTCTGGACCCTGACACAGCACATCCCAATCTCATCCTGTCTGAGGATGGGAAACAAGTGAGATGTGGAGAAACAGTACGGAATCTACCGGACAATCCAAAAAGGTTTGATCGTTTTGCCATTGTCCTTGGAAAGGATGGCTTCTCCTCAGGGAGATTTTACTATGAGGTGACGGTTAAGGGGAAGACTAAGTGGACTTTAGGAGTGGCCAGAGAGTCCATAGACAGGAAGAGGAATATCTCACTGAGCCCTGAGGATGGACTCTGGACCGTGTTGCTAAGGGATGGAAATGTGTACAAAGCCAGTACCTATCCCCATTTCCTCCTGTCCCTGAAAGAGAAGCCCATGAAGGTGGGGGTGTTTGTGGACTATGAGGAGGGTCAGGTCTCTTTTTATGatgtggaggccaggtctcatATCTACTCTTTCACTGGCTGCGCCTTTACTGAGAAACTATATCCATTATTCAGCCCCTGCAATCATGCTGGTGGTAAAAACCTAGCccctctcatcatctctcctgTCAACCACACAGACTGA
- the cnga1a gene encoding cyclic nucleotide gated channel subunit alpha 1a: MISTSSTRPFLAVAPRISPNMATDTEEDSEDEIDETSPGPGRLFNVNNSNNNEEEEKKKKKKEKKEKKEKKEKKKEKMKQKEQEEKEKEEKEKEEKEKEEKEKKEKEEKEKKEKEKKEGPKEGFFINPAGSLYYNWLFIITIPVMYNWTMIIARACFEELQHNHLVTWMILDYISDVLYLADMAFRTRTAYLEQGLLVKDKKLLLERYISSLQFKLDAVSMLPTDVFYIYLGINYPEIRLNKLLRITRMMEFFTRTETKTNYTNLFRISNLVMYIIIIIHWNACLYYSFSKSIGFGSDPWVYPDLNDPEEPEFGELGRKYSFSLYWSTLTLTTIGETPSPELDSEFFFHVLDFLVGVLIFATLVGNISSMISNISAARVEFQARIDNIKQYMQKWKVDKELELRVITWFDYLWTNDKAQDERETLRYLPDKLRAEIAINVHLDTLKKVRIFADCEAGLLIELVLKLQPQVFSPGDYICKKGDIGREMYIVKEGKLAVVADDGVKQFCVLGDGSYFGEISILAIKGSKAGNRRTANIRSIGYSDLFCLSKDDLMESLTEYPEAKGMLEEKGRQILLKDGLLELDPSKIIPETTEIEEKVNRMYSNLELMQTKLKKLLGDYSTSQRATRERIAEIERLTGEVVAEEDLDEEEKEGGEEEKEGGEEEKRGEEEEKKEGEAEEKKDEEKKEEEEEEEEEK; this comes from the exons ATGATCAGCACATCAAGCACTCGTCCGTTCCTGGCGGTTGCGCCTCGCATTTCTCCAAACATGGccacagacacagaggaggacaGTGAGGATGAAAT AGATGAAACCTCTCCTGGCCCAGGGCGTCTGTTCAATGtgaacaacagtaacaacaatgaGGA GGaggagaagaaaaagaagaaaaaggagaagaaagaaaagaaagagaaaaaaga gaaaaagaaagaaaagatgAAGCAGAAAGAGCAGGAGGAGAAAGAAAAGGAGGAGAAAGAAAAGGAGGAGAAAGAAAAGGAGGAGAAAGAAAAAAAGGAAAAAGAGgaaaaggagaagaaggagaaagagaaaaaggagGG GCCCAAAGAAGGGTTTTTCATTAATCCAGCTGGCAGTCTGTACTACAACTGGCTGTTCATTATCACAATACCAGTCATGTACAATTGGACCATGATAATAGCCAG GGCCTGCTTTGAGGAGCTGCAGCATAATCACCTAGTCACCTGGATGATTCTGGATTACATCTCTGATGTCCTCTACCTGGCTGACATGGCCTTCAGGAccaggacag CCTACCTGGAGCAAGGCCTGCTGGTCAAAGACAAGAAGCTGCTGTTGGAGCGTTATATCAGCAGCCTCCAGTTCAAGCTGGACGCCGTCTCCATGCTGCCCACCGATGTGTTTTACATCTACCTGGGGATCAACTACCCCGAGATCCGCCTCAACAAGCTCCTCCGAATCACGCGTATGATGGAGTTCTTCACCCGCACCGAGACCAAGACCAACTACACCAACCTCTTCCGCATCTCCAACCTGGTCatgtacatcatcatcatcatccactgGAACGCCTGCCTCTACTACTCCTTCTCTAAG TCCATCGGCTTCGGCTCTGACCCCTGGGTCTACCCGGACCTGAATGACCCAGAAGAGCCAGAGTTCGGGGAACTGGGGAGGAAGTACTCCTTCAGCCTCTACTGGTCCACGCTGACGCTGACCACCATCGGCGAGACGCCATCACCGGAGCTGGACTCAGAGTTCTTCTTCCATGTGCTGGACTTCCTTGTGGGTGTGCTTATCTTCGCCACCCTGGTGGGCAACATCAGCTCCATGATCTCCAACATCAGCGCCGCGCGGGTCGAGTTTCAGGCACGCATCGACAACATCAAGCAGTACATGCAG AAGTGGAAGGTGGACAAGGAACTGGAGCTGCGAGTCATCACATGGTTCGACTACCTGTGGACCAACGACAAGGCTCAGGATGAAAGGGAGACGCTGCGGTACCTGCCCGACAAGCTCAGGGCCGAAATCGCCATTAACGTCCACCTGGATACTCTCAAGAAGGTCCGCATCTTCGCTGACTGCGAAGCAGGCCTGCTTATTGAGCTGGTGCTCAAGTTGCAGCCTCAGGTCTTCAGCCCTGGCGACTACATCTGTAAGAAGGGTGACATCGGCCGTGAGATGTATATTGTCAAGGAGGGCAAGCTGGCGGTGGTGGCTGACGATGGCGTCAAGCAGTTCTGCGTGCTGGGAGACGGCAGCTACTTTGGGGAGATTAGTATCCTAGCGATAAAGGGTTCTAAGGCAGGGAACCGGAGGACGGCCAACATCCGCAGCATTGGCTACTCAGATCTCTTCTGCCTGTCCAAGGATGACCTGATGGAGTCATTGACCGAGTACCCGGAAGCCAAGGGCATGCTGGAGGAGAAAGGTCGTCAGATCCTGCTGAAGGACGGCCTGCTGGAACTGGACCCTTCCAAAATTATCCCCGAAACGACAGAAATCGAGGAAAAG gTGAACCGCATGTACAGCAACCTGGAGTTGATGCAGACCAAGCTGAAGAAGCTGCTGGGAGACTACAGCACCAGCCAGAGGGCAACGAGGGAACGCATCGCTGAGATAGAGAGGCTGACTGGAGAGGTTGTAGCAGAGGAGGACCtagatgaggaggagaaggagggaggggaggaggagaaggagggaggggaggaggagaaaaggggagaggaggaggagaaaaaggaaggggaggcagaggagaagaaggatgaggagaagaaagaggaggaggaggaggaggaggaggagaagtag